In Macadamia integrifolia cultivar HAES 741 chromosome 13, SCU_Mint_v3, whole genome shotgun sequence, one DNA window encodes the following:
- the LOC122060166 gene encoding F-box/LRR-repeat protein 15-like, with translation MTTLELTCPHLDQVFLDNCDHLERASFCPVGLRSLNLGICPKLNVLQIEAPHMIVLELKGCGVLSEASINCPCLISLDASFCSQLKDDCLCATTASCPLIESLVLMSCPSIGPDGLSSLRLLSCLTLLDLSYTFLVNLQPVFESCLQLKVLKLQACKYLTDSSLEALYKEGALPALRELDLSYGSLCQSAIEELLACCTHLTHVSLNGCVNMHDLNWSYSGGQLSEMSSINGSSAVCSPEIIQEPIMHPDRLLQNLNCVGCSNIKKVVIPPRARCFHLSSLNLSLSANLKEVDVTCFNLSFLNLSNCYSLEILKLDCPRLTSLFLQSCSVAEEVVEAAISHCNMLETLDVRFCPKIYSVYMGRLRVVCPSLKRIFSSLCAS, from the exons ATGACTACTTTGGAACTCACATGCCCTCATCTTGATCAAGTCTTTCTGGATAATTGTGATCATCTTGAGAGAGCATCATTTTGTCCT GTTGGACTTCGGTCCCTTAATCTTGGTATATGCCCCAAATTGAATGTACTTCAAATTGAAGCCCCACATATGATTGTTCTGGAGTTGAAGGGATGTGGTGTTTTATCTGAAGCATCCATCAACTGCCCTTGCCTAATTTCTCTGGATGCTTCCTTCTGCAG CCAACTTAAGGATGATTGCTTATGTGCAACGACTGCTTCATGTCCTCTCATTGAGTCGTTAGTACTGATGTCATGCCCATCCATTGGTCCAGATGGGCTCTCTTCTTTGCGCCTGCTTTCTTGTTTAACCTTGCTGGATTTATCATACACTTTCCTGGTGAACTTACAACCAGTTTTTGAGTCCTGTTTGCAGTTGAAG GTATTGAAATTGCAAGCATGCAAGTATTTGACTGACTCTTCTTTGGAGGCTCTTTATAAAGAAGGTGCTCTCCCAGCCCTTCGTGAGCTGGACTTGTCTTATGGGAGCCTTTGCCAGTCTGCAATAGAGGAGCTTCTTGCTTGCTGTACACATCTTACCCATGTGAGCCTAAATGGGTGTGTCAATATGCATGACCTTAACTGGAGTTATAGTGGTGGCCAGCTTTCTGAGATGTCTAGCATCAATGGTTCATCTGCAGTTTGTTCTCCAGAGATCATCCAGGAGCCAATTATGCATCCTGACCGTTTACTGCAGAATCTGAACTGCGTTGGCTGTTCAAACATTAAGAAAGTTGTCATTCCTCCGAGGGCCCGTTGTTTCCATCTGTCATCATTAAACCTTTCTTTGTCTGCAAATCTGAAGGAAGTAGATGTTACTTGTTTCAATCTGAGCTTTCTTAATTTGAG CAATTGCTACTCCTTGGAAATTTTGAAGCTTGATTGTCCAAGGTTGACTAGCCTCTTCCTTCAG TCGTGTAGCGTTGCTGAAGAGGTGGTGGAAGCTGCTATATCACATTGTAACATGCTGGAAACTCTTGATGTCCGCTTTTGTCCAAAG ATCTACTCAGTATACATGGGAAGGTTACGTGTGGTTTGTCCCAGTCTAAAACGTATCTTCAGCAGCCTCTGTGCTTCGTAA